Proteins encoded in a region of the Pseudothermotoga elfii DSM 9442 = NBRC 107921 genome:
- the rpsI gene encoding 30S ribosomal protein S9, with translation MMDKAIFNGLGRRKTSVARVYIVSGNGKLTINDKIFASAEEYFKDRVRARHAFEPLVVTNNDGKLDVFVRVEGGGLSGQAGAVRLALARALIKMDTSFKPVLKSHGMLSRDPRMVERKKYGLRKARRAPQYSKR, from the coding sequence ATGATGGATAAGGCTATTTTTAATGGTCTGGGTAGAAGAAAGACGTCTGTTGCACGGGTTTATATAGTTTCTGGGAATGGGAAATTGACTATAAATGATAAAATTTTTGCCTCTGCAGAGGAATATTTTAAAGATCGTGTGAGAGCAAGGCATGCCTTCGAACCGCTCGTTGTTACAAACAACGATGGCAAGCTTGATGTTTTTGTAAGGGTTGAGGGTGGAGGCCTTTCAGGACAGGCCGGCGCAGTGAGACTTGCACTGGCTCGAGCACTTATTAAGATGGATACGTCGTTCAAGCCTGTTTTGAAATCTCATGGTATGCTTTCGAGAGATCCCCGAATGGTAGAAAGAAAGAAATACGGTCTGAGAAAAGCTCGAAGAGCTCCTCAATACTCAAAACGTTAA
- the rplM gene encoding 50S ribosomal protein L13, giving the protein MARPFPIQRTSIVREAGKKWFVVDASGKVLGRLASQIAKYLMGKNEPTFFPGVDNGNYVVVINADKVLLTGKKLDKKMYYHYSGYPGGLKQLTARQLLEKHPERLIYLAVKRMLPKAALGTKYLKRLKVYASDSHPHEAQKPQPLEF; this is encoded by the coding sequence ATGGCACGACCTTTTCCTATACAGAGAACATCGATTGTTAGAGAAGCAGGAAAAAAGTGGTTTGTTGTTGATGCTTCAGGAAAAGTTCTTGGTAGATTGGCCAGCCAGATAGCGAAATATCTTATGGGAAAAAATGAGCCAACCTTTTTCCCTGGTGTAGACAATGGTAACTACGTGGTGGTCATAAATGCAGACAAAGTACTTTTAACCGGAAAAAAACTCGATAAAAAAATGTATTACCATTATTCAGGTTACCCTGGAGGGTTGAAACAATTGACGGCCAGACAGCTTCTTGAAAAGCATCCAGAGAGGCTAATATATCTGGCAGTTAAAAGAATGTTACCTAAAGCAGCTCTCGGCACCAAATATTTGAAGCGTTTGAAAGTATATGCATCAGACTCACATCCACACGAGGCTCAGAAACCGCAACCTTTAGAATTTTAA
- the rpmA gene encoding 50S ribosomal protein L27 translates to MRIDIQLFAHRKSGSTNGRDSNPKYLGVKVGDGQKVISGNILVRQRGTKIHPGKNVGCGRDFTLFALKDGIVKFHVKRNRKFVDVITQE, encoded by the coding sequence ATGCGAATCGACATACAGTTGTTTGCTCATAGGAAAAGTGGAAGCACTAATGGAAGGGACAGCAACCCGAAATACCTGGGTGTTAAAGTGGGAGATGGGCAAAAAGTCATTTCGGGAAATATTCTGGTGAGGCAGAGAGGAACAAAAATACATCCGGGGAAAAATGTTGGTTGTGGTAGAGATTTTACCCTTTTTGCTTTGAAAGATGGTATTGTGAAGTTTCATGTGAAAAGAAATAGAAAGTTCGTTGATGTCATAACCCAAGAATGA
- a CDS encoding ribosomal-processing cysteine protease Prp — MIKIVFYTFKGGYSGFKINGHSNFDVKGKDIVCAAISALSQHTAKMLVKHCGARIVARQEGLLEVALNNIDNFSNVVLSEFKESIEDLQSQYPRNISLEVKEDANRHTVVCS; from the coding sequence ATGATAAAGATCGTTTTTTATACCTTTAAGGGTGGCTACAGCGGCTTCAAAATTAACGGACACAGTAATTTTGATGTCAAAGGTAAGGATATAGTTTGTGCCGCTATCAGTGCGTTGTCTCAGCATACTGCCAAGATGCTTGTAAAACATTGTGGTGCCAGAATAGTTGCCAGGCAGGAAGGCTTACTGGAAGTCGCTTTAAACAATATCGATAATTTTTCAAATGTCGTTTTATCTGAATTCAAAGAAAGTATTGAAGATTTACAAAGTCAGTACCCGAGAAACATTTCTTTGGAGGTGAAAGAAGATGCGAATCGACATACAGTTGTTTGCTCATAG
- the rplU gene encoding 50S ribosomal protein L21 codes for MYAIIETGGKQYKVSEGDTIAVEKLSVKQGEQVVFERILHLSTDGTVKIGQPYVEGCTVKGTVLSHERARKVVVVKYRPRKNYRRERGHRQWFSLVKIDKIEIEKTS; via the coding sequence GTGTACGCTATTATTGAGACTGGTGGAAAGCAGTACAAAGTTTCTGAAGGAGACACCATTGCTGTTGAAAAGCTGTCAGTTAAACAGGGAGAGCAGGTAGTTTTTGAGAGAATTTTGCACCTTTCAACCGATGGAACTGTGAAAATAGGGCAGCCTTATGTGGAGGGATGCACAGTTAAGGGAACGGTTCTGTCGCATGAAAGGGCACGAAAAGTTGTTGTTGTGAAATACAGGCCAAGAAAGAATTACCGACGTGAGCGTGGTCACAGGCAATGGTTTAGTCTTGTCAAAATCGACAAAATAGAAATTGAAAAAACATCATGA
- a CDS encoding DUF2089 domain-containing protein: protein MIEFQSKCPVCGGRVIITSYKCVSCNSKVEGSFQPNEFSRLSSEDLEFLRLYLKNRGNLTKVAEKLKISYPTAHSYFSRLLKNLGYSVQEESRYSSILEKLEKGEIDFSTAISLIKNSGEEKI, encoded by the coding sequence ATGATCGAATTCCAATCTAAATGTCCAGTTTGCGGCGGCAGGGTAATCATAACTTCATATAAATGTGTGAGTTGCAACAGCAAAGTCGAAGGTTCCTTTCAACCAAATGAATTTTCAAGATTGTCCTCCGAGGATTTGGAGTTTCTGAGATTGTACTTGAAAAACAGAGGAAATCTGACAAAAGTAGCTGAGAAATTGAAAATATCTTATCCGACAGCCCATTCGTATTTTAGCAGACTTCTGAAAAATCTCGGTTATTCTGTTCAGGAAGAATCTCGATATTCTTCAATTCTCGAAAAATTGGAAAAAGGAGAGATCGATTTTTCGACAGCGATCTCTTTGATAAAAAACAGCGGGGAGGAAAAAATATGA
- a CDS encoding SHOCT-like domain-containing protein, which translates to MREELMRIMNLVKDGKLTPEQAIELAEGMGIFSETSNFQKPKEGKKKLLYIQVRSADGDKVDMKIPVSLAQTMKLMLPSLKKNVPNVDLDLVSDQIDEALKNLSDLEGDIINVTGSDGTTVRIFVD; encoded by the coding sequence ATGAGAGAAGAACTTATGAGGATTATGAATCTGGTAAAAGATGGTAAGCTCACTCCTGAGCAAGCTATTGAGCTTGCTGAAGGTATGGGCATCTTTTCCGAAACAAGCAATTTTCAAAAACCGAAAGAAGGGAAGAAAAAACTGCTGTATATTCAAGTAAGAAGCGCAGATGGAGACAAGGTAGATATGAAAATACCAGTTTCTCTTGCTCAGACAATGAAACTCATGTTACCCTCTTTGAAAAAGAATGTACCAAATGTTGATCTTGATCTGGTATCTGATCAAATAGACGAAGCGTTGAAAAACCTGTCTGATCTTGAGGGAGATATAATAAATGTTACTGGTTCTGATGGCACCACCGTACGCATCTTTGTCGATTGA
- a CDS encoding valine--tRNA ligase, whose protein sequence is MNLGTRYSPEQIEKKWYERWVEKGYFAPKGSGIPFVIVIPPPNITGRIHMGHALNITLQDILVRYKRMRGFDTLWVPGEDHAGIATQNAVERYLESQGKSREQLGREKFIEIVWEWAKKYRKEIRQQIETLGASVDWSRERFTLDDGLSKAVRKVFVDLYNRGLIYRGKYMVNWCPRCQTVLSDEEVEHIEESAKLYYVKYPFSGSNEYIVIATTRPETMLGDVAVAVNPEDERYKNISGKTVVLPLMNREIPIITDSYVDPEFGTGAVKITPAHDPNDFDIAKRHSLQFIEIFDNEAKINENGGKYAGLDRYQARKAVLEDLEKAGFLLKVENINHAVGHCYRCDSVIEPRIMDQWFVSMKSLSKRAIEAVENEEIRFVPERWKKVYLHWMYNIRDWCISRQLWWGHRVPVWYCKNCNETIVSEIDIEECPKCGSKSIEQDEDVLDTWFSSALWPFSTLGWPEKTEDLEKYYPTSVLVTGFDIIFFWVARMIIMGYQFMQKKPFTDVYIHQLIRDKHGRKMSKSLGNGIDPIDMSEKYGTDPVRFTLAIFAAQGSDIKLDERYFDTYRKFANKIWNAARFVLINLDNYKPQPLNELSLADRWILSKLQKVISVVSDAIEKYEFNIAARSLYEFFWNEFCDWYIESSKLVLNSEKKAITQNVLVKVLDTSLRLLHPFMPFLSEELWQNLPVHGESIVISDWPEVDVTLINEEAEKNFEKLVQIIRGIRNVKAEMNIPPKRNTKVYIYGETLCKEESSYIEHLSGAQISYVKEKPACCATAFVSENQHVYVDVAGLNLQSEIKRLMKNIEKLQKEREWQLKKLSDDKFLSNAPEEAISEARQKLSEIEDRLKILNQILGDLM, encoded by the coding sequence ATGAATCTTGGTACACGTTACAGCCCGGAGCAGATAGAAAAAAAATGGTATGAAAGATGGGTAGAAAAAGGTTATTTCGCGCCAAAAGGCAGTGGTATACCCTTTGTAATTGTTATACCACCTCCAAACATAACGGGACGAATCCATATGGGACACGCCCTGAATATCACTTTGCAGGACATATTAGTAAGATACAAAAGAATGCGTGGTTTTGATACATTGTGGGTGCCGGGTGAAGATCATGCCGGCATAGCTACTCAAAATGCCGTTGAAAGATATCTCGAGAGCCAGGGAAAAAGCAGAGAGCAGCTTGGTAGAGAAAAATTCATCGAAATAGTCTGGGAATGGGCAAAAAAATATAGAAAGGAGATACGTCAGCAAATAGAGACACTCGGTGCTTCCGTAGACTGGTCTCGAGAAAGATTTACTCTGGATGATGGTTTATCAAAAGCTGTCAGAAAAGTTTTCGTAGATCTGTACAACCGTGGCCTGATATACAGGGGAAAATATATGGTCAACTGGTGTCCAAGATGTCAAACTGTCTTGTCAGACGAAGAAGTTGAGCACATAGAAGAGTCTGCAAAACTCTATTATGTGAAATATCCATTCTCGGGAAGCAATGAATATATAGTGATTGCAACTACAAGACCGGAAACAATGCTCGGCGATGTTGCAGTCGCAGTTAACCCGGAAGATGAAAGATACAAGAATATATCTGGAAAAACTGTTGTTCTTCCTCTGATGAACAGAGAGATACCAATCATAACTGATAGTTATGTGGACCCTGAATTTGGTACGGGTGCTGTAAAGATAACCCCAGCTCATGATCCCAATGATTTTGATATAGCAAAAAGACATTCTCTACAATTTATAGAAATCTTTGACAACGAGGCGAAAATAAATGAAAACGGCGGAAAATATGCTGGCCTCGATAGGTATCAAGCGCGGAAAGCTGTTTTAGAAGATCTTGAGAAAGCTGGGTTTTTACTCAAAGTGGAGAATATAAACCACGCCGTTGGGCATTGTTATCGATGCGACTCTGTGATAGAACCAAGAATTATGGACCAATGGTTTGTAAGTATGAAATCTCTCTCAAAAAGGGCTATTGAAGCTGTTGAAAACGAAGAAATTCGTTTTGTTCCTGAAAGATGGAAAAAGGTTTATCTCCACTGGATGTACAATATTCGCGACTGGTGTATAAGCAGACAACTCTGGTGGGGTCATAGAGTACCGGTGTGGTACTGCAAAAACTGCAATGAAACGATAGTATCTGAAATAGATATTGAAGAATGTCCAAAATGCGGCTCAAAGTCTATCGAGCAAGATGAAGATGTACTCGATACATGGTTTTCATCTGCTCTCTGGCCTTTTTCAACACTGGGATGGCCTGAGAAAACAGAAGATCTTGAAAAATACTATCCAACATCTGTTCTGGTAACAGGATTCGACATAATCTTCTTCTGGGTTGCCAGAATGATTATCATGGGTTATCAGTTTATGCAAAAAAAACCCTTTACAGATGTATACATACACCAGCTTATCCGAGATAAACACGGTAGAAAAATGAGCAAATCACTTGGTAACGGGATAGATCCAATAGATATGTCTGAAAAATATGGAACGGATCCTGTCAGGTTCACACTCGCAATCTTTGCAGCCCAGGGAAGTGACATAAAACTTGATGAAAGATACTTTGATACCTACAGAAAATTTGCCAACAAGATATGGAATGCAGCAAGATTTGTCCTGATAAATTTAGACAATTATAAACCCCAACCGCTGAATGAACTCTCCCTTGCAGATAGATGGATTCTTTCAAAGCTCCAGAAAGTTATCTCGGTAGTAAGTGATGCGATTGAAAAATACGAATTCAACATCGCTGCCAGGTCGCTGTACGAATTCTTCTGGAATGAGTTTTGTGACTGGTACATAGAATCTTCGAAGCTTGTTCTCAATAGTGAAAAGAAAGCAATCACACAGAATGTTCTGGTAAAAGTTCTTGATACAAGCCTCAGACTCTTACATCCATTCATGCCATTTTTGAGTGAAGAGCTGTGGCAAAACTTGCCAGTACATGGCGAATCGATAGTTATTTCAGATTGGCCAGAGGTTGATGTGACACTAATTAACGAAGAGGCAGAAAAGAATTTTGAAAAACTGGTTCAAATAATCAGGGGAATAAGAAATGTAAAAGCAGAAATGAACATTCCTCCAAAAAGAAATACGAAAGTCTACATATATGGTGAAACACTTTGTAAAGAGGAAAGCTCTTACATAGAACATCTTTCGGGTGCTCAAATAAGTTATGTGAAAGAGAAACCAGCTTGCTGTGCCACAGCTTTTGTTTCTGAAAATCAGCATGTATACGTTGATGTGGCTGGCCTGAATCTTCAATCTGAGATCAAAAGATTGATGAAAAACATAGAAAAATTGCAAAAAGAAAGAGAATGGCAGCTTAAAAAGCTCTCTGATGATAAATTTCTTTCCAATGCACCAGAAGAAGCTATTTCAGAAGCACGTCAAAAGCTTTCTGAGATAGAAGATCGGCTCAAAATACTCAATCAAATACTGGGTGATCTGATGTGA
- a CDS encoding bifunctional folylpolyglutamate synthase/dihydrofolate synthase, with product MTYLKMLEYLYKERPSGKITLGLDRIQKLCERLGNPQNVFKSAHIAGTNGKGSVTRFLSWLFIEHGLKTAAYYSPHLTSFKERILVDEKFITDETMLNAFHEVQQAAIELDKEGEQSKPSFFEFTTAMAFCVYRDMKTQAASIEVGLGGRFDATNVLTPEVSVIVTVGFDHMHILGNTLEKIAFEKAGIIKENIPVVCGETNEIPLNVINQVAHLKNSSVYLLGKDFYYDNEKLFLSNNTFDFHSDIIELKDLKISLNGAHQFLNASVALQAFLIFAQRNNIKIDKLRIRSALSKTTMPGRFEVVGEKPKVIFDGAHNLSAALVLRKSIKDYLEDEKIAAVIGIVDDKDKRSILTQIAPMFDRIVVTRPFSHRAQNTQETFQITREINANTILEPDPIKAYEILKSDGYETIIVTGSLYLVGYLRDYIMDGQLDPEWIIAR from the coding sequence GTGACATACCTGAAAATGCTCGAATATCTTTACAAAGAAAGACCTTCAGGGAAAATCACACTTGGACTTGATAGAATTCAGAAACTGTGCGAGAGACTTGGCAATCCTCAAAATGTATTCAAAAGCGCTCATATAGCAGGTACCAATGGAAAAGGATCAGTTACACGATTTTTGAGCTGGCTTTTTATAGAACATGGATTAAAAACAGCTGCCTATTATTCACCACATCTGACATCCTTCAAAGAACGTATACTGGTGGATGAAAAATTCATAACTGATGAAACTATGCTGAATGCTTTTCATGAAGTTCAACAGGCAGCGATAGAGCTCGACAAAGAAGGAGAACAATCGAAACCAAGTTTTTTTGAATTCACCACGGCAATGGCTTTTTGCGTATACAGAGATATGAAAACTCAGGCAGCTTCGATAGAAGTCGGGCTTGGAGGACGATTCGACGCAACAAATGTACTTACCCCAGAAGTGAGCGTTATCGTAACTGTCGGATTTGATCACATGCACATACTGGGAAACACTCTTGAAAAAATCGCTTTTGAGAAAGCCGGAATAATCAAGGAAAATATCCCGGTGGTTTGTGGAGAAACTAACGAAATTCCCTTAAACGTCATAAATCAAGTAGCGCACTTAAAAAACAGTTCTGTATATCTCCTGGGAAAAGATTTCTACTACGACAACGAAAAACTTTTTCTTTCGAACAATACCTTTGATTTTCACAGCGATATCATCGAGCTCAAAGATTTGAAAATCTCCTTAAATGGTGCACACCAGTTTCTCAACGCCTCTGTAGCGCTTCAAGCATTTTTGATTTTTGCTCAAAGAAATAATATAAAGATAGATAAACTCAGGATAAGAAGTGCTTTGAGCAAGACCACCATGCCAGGAAGGTTTGAAGTCGTTGGTGAAAAACCAAAGGTGATATTTGATGGAGCGCATAACCTTTCTGCTGCACTTGTTTTGAGAAAATCTATAAAAGATTATCTTGAGGATGAAAAAATTGCTGCTGTGATAGGTATAGTTGATGATAAAGATAAAAGAAGTATTTTGACTCAGATTGCGCCCATGTTTGATAGGATAGTTGTTACAAGACCTTTCTCCCACAGGGCACAAAATACTCAGGAAACTTTTCAAATCACCAGGGAAATAAACGCAAACACGATCCTTGAACCTGATCCGATAAAAGCTTACGAAATATTGAAATCAGATGGGTATGAAACAATTATCGTTACAGGGTCTCTGTACTTAGTTGGATATCTGAGGGATTACATAATGGACGGGCAGCTTGATCCAGAGTGGATAATTGCGAGGTGA
- the ruvA gene encoding Holliday junction branch migration protein RuvA, whose protein sequence is MGVKGTVHSKNGSSVILEINGFLIKILCDIETLEKAQIGQTVQLHTHLEFSQEGITIYGFLSKERLYVFEKILKVSKIGPKTALRIVSTSEPEELVHLIISQDVEKLSRFPGIGKKTAERLIAELKDEEFEIKSDYSKELSDAIDALVALGFGKIESREAAKSVYHSSKKAEQIVKEALKMLSKKV, encoded by the coding sequence GTGGGAGTTAAAGGCACAGTTCATAGTAAAAATGGTAGCAGTGTAATACTTGAAATCAATGGTTTTTTGATAAAAATTCTCTGTGACATTGAAACACTTGAAAAAGCACAGATAGGGCAGACAGTTCAGTTGCATACACATCTTGAATTCAGCCAGGAAGGAATAACAATTTATGGTTTTCTGAGCAAAGAAAGACTCTATGTTTTTGAAAAAATTCTGAAAGTCTCAAAAATAGGTCCAAAAACTGCTTTGAGAATTGTTTCAACCTCTGAACCAGAAGAATTAGTGCATTTGATAATTTCTCAGGATGTCGAAAAACTATCCAGATTTCCAGGTATCGGTAAAAAAACAGCCGAGAGGCTTATAGCGGAATTAAAAGACGAAGAATTTGAAATAAAATCTGATTATTCAAAAGAGTTGTCAGATGCAATCGATGCACTTGTCGCCCTCGGATTTGGTAAGATAGAATCAAGAGAGGCTGCAAAGAGCGTCTACCATTCTTCGAAGAAGGCAGAACAAATAGTCAAAGAAGCCCTTAAAATGCTTTCTAAGAAGGTGTGA
- a CDS encoding HD-GYP domain-containing protein, with protein MNVVFTVLGKVNKNIIEFFEKMEAAEGKNSPQLLLTDSLTDSRIPQIVFSGSSAKFYDEGKLIANFENAEENYKSLWAFAKSYVEKDATSAGLTSTKWARRVISGILQAMIVLMEVEDKNGFSHSQRVAKLAKKIGTELRLSEEDILSLTEASMLHDVGKIGIEQLMMFTPTRIRTLESMPKDHALMGAIYLSTIEFLWDLVPAVRSHHERWDGQGYPDGLKGEDIPLFARIIAVCDYYDELTHFITSEWGVGPKSKSDALKMIIDQSSRMFDPEIVDVFVKVMESSEDI; from the coding sequence ATGAATGTGGTTTTTACCGTTCTGGGAAAGGTGAATAAAAATATAATTGAGTTTTTCGAAAAAATGGAAGCTGCTGAGGGGAAGAATTCTCCTCAGCTCCTTTTAACAGATTCCTTGACAGATTCCAGGATACCTCAGATAGTTTTTTCAGGTTCTTCTGCCAAATTTTACGATGAAGGTAAATTAATTGCCAATTTTGAAAATGCAGAAGAAAATTACAAATCTTTATGGGCATTTGCAAAATCTTACGTCGAAAAAGATGCTACCAGCGCTGGATTGACGAGCACAAAATGGGCACGAAGGGTTATAAGTGGTATTCTCCAGGCTATGATTGTTCTGATGGAGGTTGAAGACAAAAACGGATTCAGCCATTCTCAGAGAGTTGCTAAGCTCGCGAAAAAAATTGGAACAGAGTTAAGGTTGAGCGAAGAAGATATTCTTTCTCTCACAGAAGCAAGCATGTTGCATGATGTAGGAAAGATAGGTATTGAACAATTGATGATGTTCACTCCAACCAGAATAAGGACTTTGGAAAGCATGCCAAAAGATCACGCATTGATGGGTGCTATCTATCTTTCAACGATAGAATTTCTCTGGGACCTGGTTCCTGCAGTGAGATCTCATCATGAAAGATGGGATGGACAGGGTTATCCAGACGGTTTGAAAGGCGAAGATATACCACTTTTTGCAAGAATAATAGCTGTTTGCGATTATTATGACGAGCTGACTCATTTTATAACGTCGGAATGGGGTGTTGGTCCAAAGAGTAAAAGCGATGCGTTGAAAATGATAATAGATCAAAGCTCACGTATGTTCGATCCAGAAATTGTGGATGTATTTGTTAAGGTTATGGAGTCAAGCGAAGACATCTAA
- the thrS gene encoding threonine--tRNA ligase has product MPIKVKIKNDGEFISEKPVQIREIIRSDEVIAAVFNGKLIDLRSTIDSDGEVEFVDLFHELAPEVYRHTMSHILAQAVMNVYGKKNVRLGIGPAIENGFYYDFEILNGKITEEDLSRIEEEMKKIIEQNIPVERIEMSKDDAISFMTEKDQPYKVELLKEIQDNKVTLFKQGDFVDLCRGPHMPSTGMVKHFKLLSVSGAYWKGDEKNPMLQRVYGTAFLRQEELKNYLDLLEEARKRDHRKLGPALDIFFIDFDVAAGMPVFTPNGTVILKELMEFSRQLHIEYGYEEVMTPLVMSEKLWRMSGHWEHYKENMYFTTKEEQQFAIKPMNCPGHILVYKNKPVSYRDLPVRFFEFGKVHRYERSGVLHGLFRVRSFTQDDAHIFCRIDQVENEIAGVINLVHRIYSQFGFDYSAELSTMPEDHMGDEATWEKATEALRKAMESVGLQYVVKEKEGAFYGPKIDFHVRDSIGRTWQCATIQLDFLMPQRFGLVYTSMDGKYQQPVMIHRAIYGSLERFLGILIEHYAGAFPTWLAPVQVIIIPIADRHFEYAEKVKSEFVKNGVRVKIDARRETVGYKIRDAQSMKIPYMLVVGDREADSEAVSVRTRGSDFGSKPVKLVLEKITEEIATRSLKNLMEE; this is encoded by the coding sequence GTGCCCATTAAAGTGAAAATAAAAAACGATGGAGAGTTTATATCAGAAAAACCGGTCCAGATTCGAGAAATTATTCGTTCTGATGAAGTTATTGCCGCAGTTTTTAACGGTAAATTAATAGACCTGAGATCAACGATAGATAGTGATGGAGAGGTAGAATTTGTTGATTTGTTTCACGAGCTTGCGCCTGAAGTTTACAGGCACACTATGTCTCACATTTTGGCTCAGGCAGTTATGAATGTCTATGGGAAGAAGAATGTCAGGCTTGGCATAGGTCCAGCGATTGAAAACGGCTTTTACTATGATTTTGAGATATTAAATGGAAAAATAACTGAAGAAGATTTATCAAGGATAGAAGAAGAGATGAAGAAAATAATCGAACAGAATATTCCTGTTGAGCGTATTGAAATGAGCAAAGATGATGCTATATCTTTTATGACTGAAAAAGACCAGCCGTACAAGGTCGAGCTTTTGAAAGAGATACAGGATAATAAAGTGACTTTATTCAAACAGGGCGATTTCGTCGATCTGTGCAGGGGACCACATATGCCTTCCACAGGCATGGTTAAACACTTCAAGTTACTTTCTGTTTCTGGAGCATACTGGAAAGGTGATGAAAAAAATCCGATGCTTCAAAGAGTTTATGGCACAGCATTTTTAAGGCAGGAAGAATTGAAAAATTACCTTGACCTCCTCGAAGAGGCCAGAAAAAGAGACCACAGAAAGCTTGGCCCTGCACTTGATATTTTCTTTATTGATTTTGATGTGGCTGCTGGTATGCCAGTTTTTACGCCAAACGGGACAGTTATTCTCAAAGAGCTTATGGAATTTTCCAGGCAGCTGCACATTGAATATGGTTATGAAGAAGTTATGACCCCACTTGTCATGAGTGAAAAGCTCTGGAGGATGTCGGGGCACTGGGAACACTATAAAGAAAATATGTATTTCACTACAAAAGAAGAGCAGCAATTCGCCATTAAACCAATGAATTGTCCTGGCCATATACTTGTGTACAAAAACAAACCGGTTTCCTATAGAGATCTTCCCGTGAGATTTTTTGAGTTTGGAAAAGTTCACCGGTATGAACGGAGCGGTGTTTTGCATGGGCTATTTCGTGTGAGAAGTTTCACTCAGGATGATGCACACATATTCTGCAGAATAGATCAGGTGGAAAATGAAATAGCAGGTGTGATAAATCTTGTTCACAGGATATATTCGCAGTTTGGTTTTGACTATTCTGCCGAACTGAGCACGATGCCTGAGGATCATATGGGGGACGAAGCAACCTGGGAGAAAGCAACAGAGGCCCTGAGAAAAGCTATGGAATCAGTTGGATTACAGTATGTTGTGAAAGAAAAAGAAGGTGCGTTTTATGGACCAAAAATAGATTTCCATGTAAGAGATTCGATAGGTAGAACCTGGCAATGTGCAACTATTCAGCTTGATTTCCTTATGCCACAGAGATTTGGGCTTGTTTATACCAGTATGGATGGAAAATATCAACAACCTGTCATGATACATAGAGCTATTTACGGAAGCTTAGAAAGGTTTTTAGGAATACTTATCGAGCATTACGCGGGAGCATTTCCGACATGGCTGGCACCTGTTCAGGTGATTATAATACCGATTGCTGACAGACATTTTGAATATGCTGAGAAGGTAAAAAGTGAATTTGTTAAAAACGGTGTAAGGGTGAAAATAGATGCACGACGCGAGACAGTTGGGTATAAAATAAGAGATGCGCAATCTATGAAAATACCTTACATGCTTGTTGTTGGAGACAGAGAAGCTGATTCAGAAGCTGTTTCTGTCAGAACAAGGGGCAGTGACTTCGGAAGCAAGCCAGTAAAGTTGGTTCTGGAAAAAATAACTGAGGAAATTGCGACGCGTTCGTTGAAAAATTTGATGGAGGAATGA